ttacctaaaattgaatttgtgaaattaccgctaaacggtagtaaatacggcctggacagacccctgactgtgcttattttttgagtaaatatttttctatttttaacgtATATGTTCTTcacattttcatactttttattatttaagatatgctaaaatttgtcgctatgttaaatttttctaacactTGATTGATTTTTTGGTTGTGCATCTATGCTCTATCTTTGTTTAGgggaaaaaatagcaaatataaaagaaaaatatttatttgaattgctacatattgaataaaaataattaaaaaaaaaaagatttatttgttaACAGAGATCTCACAagaaatagggaaaaaaaacatggtttttgactcctgtaaaattattaaaatatgttagtaTTGCTacttattataatgaaaaaaataatataaatgcaacagaagtgaataattttatgcaaatatctTCTTAGGATTAAAAGGgcttgcatttaaattatagtaacATCAATTTTAAAGGGCACTTGCTCAgctatagaaataataaatctttaataaaattggaaattattgttatattgtATTTAAGCAAAACgcagattttgttttgttaacaaatttttttttttttttaatcgtgcgaaaatcatttaaataaattaaaatttatttaatgataacttttcataaaataaatatatttaaaaatacataattataaaccaataaaaaggtatttttattgaTCATTATGTGGCTATtacataatgaaaaatgttaaaaaggaAGGCTTTGCcacttttactttaaatcatACGTGAAGATCAATTCTCAAACCACTTTTCTTTTATGAGGCCAATTCtgaaaccactttttttaatagtttcttttgtgattttaatttatttctcttccTAAAGAATTATCAACTGTTTGATAGAGAATCTTTAATTATCtaagttaaatgaaaataatatttatgaagaaactatgttttttcttgaaataaacaaGGAGTAGAAAGCCCCTACAGTATGTTGACAAAAGcgaacattgtttttaattttttagaattttaataattatttagtttaaatgaattaataatttagtttaagcGAATAGTGACATGATAAGGaacattaatcaatttttagaaaatgaaattagagTGATctgtttattacattattttttaactatctattatgtgataatttgtttatttttgttttacagcttttttttaaactttaaatacgAATGGATAAGAAAAGAAGTGATGTAAACATGGGCATTTATGTGATGTAATTAAACTCCTAAGCAAATATAATgtggaaaagaattttaaaatctcaaataacTTTAACTAAGCAGCCTTGTTTTAAAGGACTTCCTACAAGTTATAGATCAACATTTACTAAATCAAAGCTACAAAGCTTCAATATGATGGCTTACACTCATCTAAATCCAGCATGTtgccaattatttttaaaatcaacaatctcacaagaaaaaaatcaatattcacTGCATCATGATAAACCTACTATAATGGAAACCTTTGTTAATAAAACCCCAGCCGGCGTTCAACCTTATTTGAAATTGATGAGAATCGAAAAACCTACTGGTAACTATATTTTgtgtttgtattaaaaaaatatttttaaaatattgtaaaatatatttatgctttctttatttcattattttatcgcAAATAAATGCCAATATACATACTCATTGTTTTATTAGATATACTTTGTAAGCTTATGGCCAGCATCATTAATTTTAGCGTCattaattttagcattattaattttagcattattaatttaacattagcatcattaattttaattattctactttaaacacttttaaggGTAATTTGATAATACagagtattgaaaaaattatataattaatacagAGATATATGGTTAGTATTTAAGTAAGTGATTAACtgattacttaaataaaaaagttctgaatAATTATTGACATTTTACTTAATGCTTATAACTTTAGTTGGtactttgcataaaattatcataaaaatatcatagaattatcagcattaaaattatcatattttgtgaaaactaaatagaattttttttttcatcatatgcAAGGAACTgaatttacgaaaaataaaataagtttataactAGAGTTTAACAAAGCCttgtatttgtataatttaatttataaaatcgtaTTGATTAATGCAACATATAAGTTGACGTAATAccttaattgataaaaatttaaaaaaaagtgatcaaCAATAAACACTGATAAAGACTAGAACTATGCaggtttattttgttaatgttgtTGGCccttttacaaaaatcattgttttaaaatcggATATAAGTCAAAATTTGCACctctaaatttctatttaataatcaCCTTCACATATGTTGcaattttctaattgtttattttgcaaaacaGAGATTTGAAAACTAAGTAAAAACATGTggtataaaaatgcaattggCAAAATGATGATTATTTGCATTTGCACTGTAATAGATTCATTCgatatgaaacatttaaatctaTAGTTACTTATATaggtatcttaaaaatttatttattggtgaaatgctttaatgttttctattctcttaaataaaacaaatcttgtTTATAGGCACATGGCTACTCTTATGGCCTTGTTATTGGAGTCTCTCTTTTGCAACTGCACCTGGTTGCTTACCTGATCCAACTTTATTAGCATTATTTGGTGCAGGTGCTGTTTTAATGAGGGGAGCTGGTTGCACCATAAATGATTTGTGGGATAAAGACATAGATTCAAAAGTTTGTATATGACACATTATTATGTAATACTAATTAATATCATTGACCACTTCTCCActttacaaatgttttatttcactaCAACAGCGATTTgagtgttatttaaatttatgtctttttacacttaaaaatttacttaatgtcactagtcattgttttaaattgttgcttgtttgaaataaattttattttataattaagcttaaaaaagaTTAAGTAAAAGTTAATGTCACAAAATTTAAGGGGCAAGTAGAGGAAAAAGGTATAgtgcgataaaaaaaaacttttaagattatAGATTTTCAAACACTGTTCATTAGACAAAagagatttttacattttaagatatagTACTTCCTATACATAACATTCTCTCTGCATGTTCAAAAAGATGTtatatttctcataaattaaCAGATGTTACGCATCAtctacttcaaatattttttaaatttaatgatttctttgtggataaaaaaatttcaattttataatagttttacaatttataaaaaaaaatttaatttttctctaggTGTCTCGAACAAAAGACAGACCCCTTGCTAGAGGTGATATAAGTACCTTAGATGCATGGATGTTTCTTGGTGGACAATTGTCTTTAGcccttttaattttacttcagtTAAATTGGTACAGGTAAGAAATTTCCTTACTTtcctgtatttttttctctttattcttGTTTGATAGAAGTGACAAAATTGTTGAACGTCTTCTTGtctcttttaaattatgtaatattctTGAACATATTctgtaaatttcattatttttgtgaaaatgaaatatttttgaatttaggaaaatatttaatcgaatatatttttttgtataaaatgtatattaggTTGTATTTATATTGATGTTTAGTTTAACTCATTTGTTATGTTTCAATTAGGATAATTAGAACTTTGCCTCAATATCATTGTGTGCATCCTTAAATTGACTTttgttaattacatttattgagTAAagggttataatttttttttctctttgaatttCATTAGCtgttaagttaaattattgtttctgCAATCATTTATGATATAGTTTAACTTATGTTTAGAATTTCCTGAGAAATTTTACTTGCTATTGTATATAAtgtttacaatttcttttaattgaaatttctttttgtcttgaatttttattagcatAGTTTTAGGAGCCAGTTCACTTCTACTAGTCAGTGTCTACCCTGTTGTTAAgagattttcatattttccacAGCTGATGCTtggtaagaattttttaaaaaaatattttatgcattatatagattaaacctaataatttgatttgaatttattaagtgTCCTTTTTGTTGGTATGCTAAATTTATGCTCAACTTGTTTTCTCCATTCTTTTAGCTACTTGTGACATATGGCTCACAAGCAGCACAATGCCTACCTGCTTATGGTATATAGCCCTTTCTTATAAATGAAAGCATTTACAAGCACAAAAAtagagatttaaataaaatatttttttcatgattaatgAAGCTtgtataacttaaattttaaaagttttttttaaagtttttatttttttgtattttctttaaatattgtctgagaaattattttaaaggcatGACTAAAGAACACATTTTtctggaatatatatatacagtaaacTCACGATTATCTGCAGGTGGATCATCTGCacttcattcatttatttatttatttttgcaatgatAAACAACATACCAtctagaattgaaaataaatttatagagatggaactattttaagagttttgaaAACAACATACTAGCAAATATTCATGCTCTTAGCTCAGATGTTcacaattaatcaaataatgggctaatatttaaacattgcaGCCTCAAGTGCAATACCTAAGTAAAAATGAGCATTGAAAGGGTTAAAATGGGGAAGCATTCATTTCAATAGGGAAgcttttttttccgaaatgaGAAACTAAGTGGAGTCGTTCAAGctgtagaatattttaaaatggaatttgaaCAGTTTCTGGCCTCAGAACTGTTCAGAactcaaatttatataaatcagaggaaatttgtgtattatttattaaataaagactGTATTaatccttaaatttaaattgtttcatatcggtaatttaaaatgtaaaataatttaaattgaaacaaattggTGTCTTACTCTAAGAAATATTAGtgttccccccccccaaataatgcatattatcTTGTTTTAGGACTTACTTTTAACTGGGGTGCCATGCTTGGTTGGTCAGCTTTACATGGTTCTTGCCAATGGTCATCAGTTCTTCCCTTGTATATGGCATGTGTTTCTTGGACAATGATTTATGACACAATCTATGCACATCAGGTTTGTGTATAtgaatcaatttctttttaatatcttaattacATTAGATCCATGAAGTCTGTTTTTTATGTAGACattgataattcttttttaatctagttcgtcccgcagtggactgatcgttaagacacagttcccagcagatcaccgaagtcaagcatcacgttagtgtgcgggtgggtgaccacttggatcagtctgcatagggaccgagagtgtgcggtattggcccttgttaaactgtgctaccgttaagtgctcaacttcgcgagcaggtcgtcgggctaccgaagcggaggtgccattccctccgcagaggatcaaaattgtgatggcatgtcttcagatcatcatctgggatgtttcccagaccgtcgccaatagcccattgtgcagctctagtgcgatgtaaattaacaacaagAATTGAATCTAGTTCAAATAATTACTATACAAGCCTcataaactatatatttcttggaattaaatagaaaaacaattttatacttttcataatataaattagttatgaAAATTAACTGTCTTAAGGCTAATTAGGCAGATGATTGAACCAGAAATCTTTGTTGACTTTGAAGTGTTAATTCTAGAATATTTGAAGTTTGAGTTAAATGTGAGTAAGGTTTGTGCTCGCACTATTAAAAATCTAGCAgtgtaaatatcataaattattttatagtatttctctttttttttcaaagagaacttcaattatttgaaagaaaagattaattgaccatattttttaattattatattaggtagaatttctttttttgtaacacCATTTTGCAGGtcgttcttttaattttttttatatatatatgatatgcTTCCACTTTAATAATCATTGCATAAAATCAGGGATTCCAGAAACAACGAAgagcaaaaaacaattttaaaggggtgcatttgttttaaaattcaatttttaatgttgttggtttttactaaatttttaaactgaaggagaaaataaaagacTAGTTTTATCTCTTTAGATAtgcaatatagaaaaaaaactgctcCAATAACTGTCcccattaaatattaagaaaaaaattgtcatacaTTTATGTTGTGTTGTTCGGTGATatcttgatataaattttttgcacataaatattttcagtgtttttcaCTTTGTGTCACAATAACCCGGTCATGGGTTCACGCTgcccattttttcaaaatcaaatgtGAGTATGCTCTCTCTAAGAGAAGAAAATTAGGTGATTTTCGATCTCAAATTGACCCTATAGCCCCTGACTGCTGAAAGTGGAAACTAGCCATACACTTATATTctttgtaaaacaattaaacaaacaaacaaaaggaataaagatagaaaaaaatcaatacttaaTGCAGTCAATCTACTTTATTTTTGCTGTAATGActgaattcttaattttcaatatctGCCTACACACAGGTTTTTGGCTTGAAACTAAGGCTTTTGTGTGCTGTTCAAGACCGCATGATACCAAAGTATTTTTTCAGGCATTTCTCCTAAGTAAGTGTATGAATCAGCAGACCTATGCACACTTTACATACAGCCCCAATTCTCTTTCTCCCaaattagtagtttttttttagctatagGAGTGTATTTAGTTTatcattaattcctttttagaaCAGAAAATACTTGATGTATgatatgtttacttttattttcaggaTAAAGTTGATGATGTGTTAGTCAAAGTTAAGTCTACTGCTCTTAAGTTTAAAGAGAATACAAAGTATTACTTGACAGGATTTTCAGTATCAATGATATCCTTTCTAGCTTTATCTGGCTACACTTGTCACCTGTCATGGCCTTTTTATACTTCAGTGGGAATCACTGCTGCTATGCTTGCTTCTCAAGTAAGttctgattttattaaacaaattttattagcaatgtttcaaatttaaaaggaagGCTATAGCAGagttattttatacattaaatattgatatttgaaGTTTCAGACAATATTCTTAACTGCACGCATTAGGAATTAATTGTGGTGCACTTTTAAAGGAATCAGAAAAAGTTTTActggttttattttaagttcaagTCTGATATGATTTAATCGAAGCCCATCAAGCCTGATGGGCTATTCTCTAGAAAGTGTGACTTTTGTgtcatttgcttttatttttcttcatgaagatttttgtttttaaagaaactgtTAAAGCCTTCTA
The Parasteatoda tepidariorum isolate YZ-2023 chromosome 9, CAS_Ptep_4.0, whole genome shotgun sequence genome window above contains:
- the LOC107440696 gene encoding 4-hydroxybenzoate polyprenyltransferase, mitochondrial, which codes for MWKRILKSQITLTKQPCFKGLPTSYRSTFTKSKLQSFNMMAYTHLNPACCQLFLKSTISQEKNQYSLHHDKPTIMETFVNKTPAGVQPYLKLMRIEKPTGTWLLLWPCYWSLSFATAPGCLPDPTLLALFGAGAVLMRGAGCTINDLWDKDIDSKVSRTKDRPLARGDISTLDAWMFLGGQLSLALLILLQLNWYSIVLGASSLLLVSVYPVVKRFSYFPQLMLGLTFNWGAMLGWSALHGSCQWSSVLPLYMACVSWTMIYDTIYAHQDKVDDVLVKVKSTALKFKENTKYYLTGFSVSMISFLALSGYTCHLSWPFYTSVGITAAMLASQISTLKIDDPESCWKAFKSNRKIGLVIFLGLVCGNLFKEESDSKKKTNIISQDSFLSETHLPIAKAFQS